A part of Campylobacter ureolyticus ACS-301-V-Sch3b genomic DNA contains:
- a CDS encoding pyridoxamine 5'-phosphate oxidase family protein: MRRIDRKLSDESAYKIVDNCEYATFSTMDENEVFSIPLSVVRSGNFIYIHGAPAGSKKRLFQNAKEVTIVCVSYVKVPNLGDDELNKFMQNPKSLGSNVFTTEYKSAVLKTLAYEVLDSDEKVRALRLLCEKYTPKYMKAFDLAISASLERTNIYKFEIISMSAKAKIIK, from the coding sequence ATGCGTAGAATTGATAGAAAACTAAGCGATGAAAGCGCTTATAAAATAGTAGATAACTGTGAGTATGCGACATTTTCTACAATGGATGAAAATGAAGTTTTTAGTATCCCTTTATCTGTTGTTAGGAGTGGAAATTTTATCTATATTCACGGAGCACCTGCTGGAAGTAAAAAAAGGCTTTTCCAAAATGCAAAAGAGGTTACGATAGTTTGTGTAAGTTATGTAAAAGTACCAAATTTAGGCGATGATGAACTTAATAAATTCATGCAAAATCCAAAAAGCTTAGGAAGTAATGTTTTTACAACAGAGTATAAAAGTGCAGTTTTAAAAACATTAGCTTATGAGGTTTTAGACAGCGATGAAAAGGTTAGGGCGTTAAGGTTGTTGTGTGAAAAATACACTCCTAAATACATGAAAGCATTTGACTTGGCTATAAGTGCAAGCTTAGAAAGAACAAATATCTATAAATTTGAAATAATTTCTATGAGCGCAAAAGCAAAAATTATAAAATGA
- a CDS encoding ribonucleoside-diphosphate reductase subunit alpha: MKVIKRNGRTEELDISKIKKYTKESVEGLENVNLSELEVDAKIQFRDMITTEEIQQTLIKTAVDKIDIDRPNWTFVAARLFLYDLYHKVTGYTGYPHLREYFERGEEVGRILLGLKEKYDLDDLNSYIDPKRDLQFTYLGIKTLYDRYLLKDKNANPIELPQHMFMAIAMFLAQNEFDCQSWAKKFYDLISKFEVMPATPTLSNARTTRHQLSSCYIGSTPDNIEGIFDSYKEMALLSKFGGGIGWDWSKVRAMGGSIDGHKNAAGGIIPFLKITNDIAVAVDQLGTRKGAIAVYIEPWHMDVGDFLDLRKNSGEERRRAHEIFPALWINDLFMKRVQNNEKWTLFDPADTQNLTNLYGEEFEKEYEKYENNPNIPKTVILAKELWKKILTSYFETGMPFLAFKDNANKRNPNSHSGIIRSSNLCTEIFQNTEPDYYKIKVIFEDESVMFFDEDDIVTVDSGITKRAKKITSLDSMNNKNIFIVEKENIQGKTAVCNLASINLSKINTKEDIQRVVPIAIRMLDNVIDLNFYPHEKVKHTNIHSRAIGLGVMGEAQMLATKKIPWGSYEHFEKIDEIMENISYNAILSSSNLAVEKGKYADFEGSNWSKGIMPIDNANEEAKKLVKRGGLFDENSCDWESLRQKVKQDGMRNGYLMAIAPTSSISILVGTTQTIEPVYKKKWFEHNLSGMIPVVVPNLTLDTWNFYTSAYDLEQTLLVKAAAVRQKWIDQGQSLNIFISLDKASGGLLNSIYTLAWKLGVKSTYYLRSQSPDTVAAEKAAMDRSIECEGCQ, translated from the coding sequence ATGAAAGTAATAAAAAGAAACGGCAGAACTGAAGAACTTGATATAAGCAAAATCAAAAAATATACAAAAGAGTCTGTTGAGGGGCTTGAAAATGTGAATTTAAGCGAGCTTGAAGTTGATGCAAAAATTCAATTTAGAGATATGATAACAACAGAAGAAATTCAACAAACTCTTATAAAAACAGCTGTTGATAAGATAGATATTGATCGCCCAAACTGGACTTTTGTAGCGGCGAGACTGTTTTTATATGATCTTTATCACAAAGTTACAGGATATACTGGATATCCACATTTACGTGAGTATTTTGAAAGAGGCGAAGAGGTTGGGCGAATTTTACTTGGACTAAAAGAAAAATATGATTTGGATGACCTAAATAGCTATATTGACCCAAAACGCGACCTACAATTTACCTATCTTGGCATAAAAACACTTTATGATAGATATCTATTAAAAGATAAGAACGCCAATCCAATCGAACTTCCACAACATATGTTTATGGCAATAGCTATGTTTTTAGCGCAAAATGAATTTGACTGCCAAAGTTGGGCTAAGAAATTTTATGATTTAATATCTAAATTTGAGGTTATGCCAGCAACCCCTACCCTATCTAACGCAAGAACAACACGCCACCAACTTTCATCTTGCTATATTGGCTCTACACCTGATAATATAGAAGGAATTTTTGATAGCTATAAAGAGATGGCGCTACTTTCTAAATTTGGCGGTGGGATCGGCTGGGACTGGAGCAAAGTAAGAGCTATGGGTGGCAGTATAGATGGGCACAAAAACGCAGCTGGTGGAATAATACCATTTTTAAAAATAACAAATGATATTGCTGTTGCGGTTGATCAGCTAGGAACTAGAAAAGGAGCAATTGCTGTTTATATTGAGCCTTGGCATATGGATGTGGGTGATTTTTTAGATCTTAGAAAAAACTCAGGTGAAGAAAGACGCAGAGCCCATGAAATTTTCCCAGCACTGTGGATAAATGATCTATTTATGAAAAGAGTTCAAAACAATGAAAAATGGACACTTTTTGATCCAGCTGACACGCAAAATTTAACAAATTTATATGGTGAAGAATTTGAAAAAGAGTATGAAAAATATGAAAATAATCCAAACATTCCAAAAACAGTTATACTTGCAAAAGAGCTTTGGAAAAAGATTTTAACTTCATATTTTGAGACTGGAATGCCATTTTTAGCCTTTAAAGATAATGCAAATAAAAGAAACCCAAATTCTCACTCAGGCATAATAAGAAGCTCAAATTTATGTACTGAAATTTTTCAAAATACAGAGCCTGATTATTACAAAATAAAAGTTATTTTTGAAGATGAAAGTGTTATGTTTTTTGATGAAGATGACATTGTAACAGTTGATAGTGGTATAACAAAACGAGCAAAAAAAATAACTTCGCTTGATTCTATGAATAATAAAAATATATTTATTGTTGAAAAGGAAAATATTCAAGGAAAAACCGCGGTTTGCAACCTTGCAAGTATAAATTTAAGCAAAATAAACACCAAAGAAGATATCCAAAGAGTTGTTCCAATAGCCATTAGAATGCTTGATAATGTGATTGATCTAAATTTCTATCCACACGAAAAAGTAAAACATACAAATATTCACTCAAGAGCAATTGGACTCGGTGTTATGGGTGAAGCACAAATGCTTGCAACCAAAAAAATACCGTGGGGAAGCTACGAGCATTTTGAAAAAATAGATGAAATTATGGAAAACATAAGTTACAATGCCATATTAAGCTCATCAAATTTAGCCGTTGAAAAAGGCAAATATGCTGATTTTGAAGGCTCAAACTGGAGCAAAGGCATAATGCCAATTGATAATGCAAATGAGGAAGCTAAAAAACTTGTAAAAAGAGGTGGGCTTTTTGATGAGAATTCTTGCGATTGGGAAAGTTTAAGACAAAAAGTTAAACAAGATGGTATGAGAAATGGATATTTAATGGCAATAGCACCAACTTCTAGCATAAGTATTTTGGTTGGAACAACGCAAACAATTGAACCAGTTTATAAGAAAAAATGGTTTGAACACAATCTTAGTGGAATGATTCCAGTTGTTGTTCCAAATCTAACGCTTGATACATGGAATTTTTATACCTCAGCGTATGATCTAGAACAAACTCTACTTGTAAAAGCAGCAGCCGTTAGACAAAAATGGATAGATCAAGGACAAAGTTTAAATATATTTATAAGTCTTGACAAGGCTTCGGGTGGGTTACTAAACAGCATTTACACACTTGCTTGGAAACTTGGAGTAAAATCAACTTATTATCTAAGAAGCCAAAGCCCTGATACTGTGGCTGCTGAAAAAGCCGCAATGGATAGAAGCATAGAGTGTGAAGGTTGTCAGTAA
- a CDS encoding anaerobic ribonucleoside-triphosphate reductase activating protein, which translates to MALIYSITPFTMLDYPDKLACIVWFSGCNMRCIYCYNTEIVKSSGVIENSEFLHFLDERIDKLEAVVFSGGECTLNKDFLYLAKEVKKRNFSLKIDTNGSNLEILKKAIKLNLIDYIALDFKALKENYFLVTNSNLYEKFIKTLKYLISLNFPFEVRTTIHADIFTENDISKMAEMLEKFGYKGVYYLQNFLETGENFGVLQNPTNSFDPKKIKSNLKIELRNF; encoded by the coding sequence ATGGCACTGATTTATTCTATAACGCCATTTACAATGCTTGATTATCCTGATAAACTAGCGTGCATCGTTTGGTTTTCAGGGTGTAATATGCGTTGTATTTACTGCTATAACACTGAAATTGTAAAAAGCAGTGGCGTTATAGAAAATAGTGAGTTTTTACACTTTTTAGATGAGCGCATAGACAAACTCGAAGCCGTTGTTTTTAGCGGCGGAGAATGCACATTAAATAAAGATTTTTTATATCTAGCAAAAGAGGTTAAAAAAAGAAATTTTAGCCTTAAAATAGACACAAACGGTTCAAATTTAGAAATTTTAAAAAAAGCTATAAAGCTAAATTTAATTGATTATATTGCACTTGATTTTAAAGCATTAAAAGAAAATTATTTTTTAGTAACAAATTCTAATTTATATGAAAAATTTATAAAAACTTTAAAATATCTAATAAGTTTAAACTTTCCTTTTGAAGTTAGAACTACAATTCACGCTGATATTTTTACAGAAAATGATATTTCAAAAATGGCTGAAATGCTAGAAAAATTTGGCTATAAAGGAGTTTATTATTTGCAAAATTTTCTAGAAACTGGTGAGAATTTCGGAGTTTTACAAAACCCAACAAATAGTTTTGATCCAAAAAAAATTAAATCCAATTTAAAAATAGAGTTAAGAAATTTTTAA
- a CDS encoding protein-L-isoaspartate(D-aspartate) O-methyltransferase, producing MENFEILKCQKLADEIANSLNLTPALYEAFCKVPRSIFVPISAYAYELNPQPILGGQWISSPLTVAKMSLALELDGVDKVLEIGCGSGYQAAILSKIIRRVFTIERIEKLVNEAKKNFESLNITNIHLRYDDGNAGWKKYAPYERILLSAAAKEIDKRLLDQLEVGGVLVAPLYKDGCQKIVKIRKISELDFNQEIIDECEFVPLLKGVEQCK from the coding sequence ATGGAAAATTTTGAAATTTTAAAATGCCAAAAACTAGCTGATGAGATAGCAAACTCATTAAATCTAACACCAGCTTTATATGAGGCGTTTTGCAAGGTGCCAAGAAGTATTTTTGTACCAATAAGTGCTTACGCTTATGAGCTAAACCCACAGCCCATTTTAGGTGGTCAGTGGATAAGCTCGCCTTTGACAGTTGCTAAGATGAGTTTAGCCTTAGAACTTGATGGGGTTGATAAAGTCTTAGAAATTGGCTGTGGAAGTGGGTATCAAGCAGCTATTTTAAGTAAAATCATAAGGCGAGTTTTTACAATCGAAAGAATTGAAAAACTTGTAAATGAGGCTAAAAAAAACTTTGAAAGCCTAAATATTACAAATATTCATTTAAGATATGATGATGGCAATGCTGGCTGGAAAAAGTATGCTCCTTATGAGAGAATTTTACTCTCAGCCGCAGCAAAAGAGATAGATAAAAGACTTTTGGATCAGCTTGAAGTTGGGGGAGTTTTAGTTGCACCACTTTATAAAGACGGCTGTCAAAAAATAGTAAAAATAAGAAAAATTAGTGAATTAGATTTTAACCAAGAAATAATTGATGAGTGTGAGTTTGTCCCACTTTTAAAAGGAGTTGAGCAATGCAAATAG
- a CDS encoding ribonucleotide-diphosphate reductase subunit beta → MDKKKIYNPESNETLGNRKVFGGNPHGILNFTKAKYQWALKLWDLMEANTWFPKEVDTTDDVRDYNFNLTQAEKRMYDLVWSQLISMDSFQTNNLADNINPYITAPEINAILVRQAYEEANHSKSYAVMVEAICENTDLIYEMEKHDAVLKKKNDYISSVYEDLAGDVTEEKLVLAMIANQILEGIYFYSGFTAIYALARAGKMLGSAQMIRFIQRDEITHLLLFQNMINTVKKERPDLFSEKIINKIYEMFEKAGELEIEWGKYITQNQIMGFTDDIITDYIHYLVDQRLTAIGLKKKYGVKHPIKWVDDFAKFNDQKSNFFESKVTNYSKGSLTFDDF, encoded by the coding sequence ATTGATAAGAAAAAAATTTATAATCCAGAGTCCAATGAAACACTTGGCAATAGAAAAGTTTTTGGTGGAAATCCACACGGAATTTTAAATTTCACAAAAGCTAAATATCAGTGGGCTTTAAAGCTTTGGGATTTAATGGAAGCAAATACTTGGTTTCCTAAAGAAGTCGATACAACCGATGATGTAAGAGACTACAACTTTAACTTAACACAGGCTGAAAAAAGAATGTATGATTTAGTTTGGAGCCAACTTATCTCAATGGATAGCTTTCAAACAAACAACTTAGCTGATAATATTAATCCTTATATCACCGCTCCTGAAATAAATGCCATTTTAGTTCGTCAAGCCTATGAAGAAGCAAACCACTCTAAAAGTTACGCTGTAATGGTTGAGGCAATATGTGAAAATACAGATTTAATATACGAAATGGAAAAACATGATGCAGTTTTGAAAAAAAAGAATGATTATATTTCAAGCGTTTATGAAGATCTTGCTGGCGATGTAACAGAAGAAAAGTTGGTTTTAGCAATGATTGCAAATCAAATTTTAGAAGGAATTTATTTTTACAGTGGATTTACTGCGATTTATGCATTAGCAAGAGCTGGAAAGATGCTAGGATCAGCTCAAATGATAAGATTTATCCAAAGAGATGAAATAACTCATCTTTTACTCTTTCAAAACATGATAAATACAGTAAAAAAAGAAAGACCTGATCTATTTAGTGAAAAAATTATAAATAAAATCTATGAAATGTTTGAAAAAGCTGGAGAACTTGAAATAGAATGGGGAAAATACATCACTCAAAACCAAATTATGGGCTTTACAGATGATATTATAACTGATTATATTCATTATTTAGTCGATCAGCGATTAACTGCAATTGGCTTAAAGAAAAAATATGGTGTAAAACATCCAATAAAATGGGTTGATGACTTTGCTAAATTTAATGATCAAAAATCAAATTTCTTTGAAAGTAAAGTTACAAATTACAGCAAAGGTAGCTTAACTTTTGATGATTTTTAA
- a CDS encoding CTP synthase yields the protein MSAKKDTKYIFVTGGVLSSLGKGIASASIATLLKKAGLKVSILKADPYINVDPGTMSPLEHGEVFVTDDGAETDLDLGHYERFLDENLSQNNNFTTGRVYSSVIEKERRGDYLGKTIQVIPHIVNEITDRFKKAGEGKDVLIIEIGGTVGDIEGQPFLEAIRAMRIELGKKRSMNVHLTLVPFIKAAGELKTKPTQHSVGELRRIGITPDMIICRSERPLSKELKDKIAISCGVEKNCVIESPDCKSIYQIPIVFLQQDILTPISECLDLGELKVDMNEWNELVRRVNEPTNKVRIAFVGKYLELKESYKSLTEALIHSGANLDTKVDIKWCDSERIDFENVDEILKDVDGVLVAGGFGKRGIEGKMEAIKYARTHKIPYLGICLGMQLALIEFARDVLGIKDANSVEFDENTKEPIIFLIDEFIDSHGKKQLRTHKSPLGGTMRLGGYEYNIKPNSLLSKIYSGVKTAKERHRHRFEANPKYKEKFEKSGLIVSGESDGLIEAVELKDHPFFIGVQFHPEFTSRLTKPNPVITGFLSAALKNSK from the coding sequence ATGTCAGCAAAAAAAGATACTAAATATATCTTTGTTACAGGTGGAGTTTTAAGCTCACTTGGTAAGGGGATAGCTTCAGCAAGTATAGCCACACTTTTAAAAAAAGCAGGTCTTAAAGTAAGCATTTTAAAAGCAGATCCATATATAAATGTCGATCCTGGAACCATGAGTCCTTTGGAGCATGGAGAAGTTTTTGTAACTGATGATGGAGCTGAGACTGATCTTGATCTTGGTCATTATGAGCGTTTTTTAGATGAAAATTTAAGTCAAAATAACAACTTTACAACAGGTAGAGTTTATAGTTCTGTTATTGAAAAAGAAAGACGAGGGGATTATTTAGGAAAAACTATTCAAGTAATTCCTCATATTGTAAATGAGATAACAGATAGATTTAAAAAAGCAGGTGAGGGTAAAGATGTTTTAATAATTGAAATTGGCGGAACTGTTGGAGATATCGAAGGTCAGCCATTTTTAGAGGCAATTAGAGCGATGCGCATAGAGCTTGGCAAAAAAAGATCTATGAATGTACATCTAACTTTGGTGCCATTTATCAAAGCAGCAGGCGAGCTTAAAACCAAGCCAACCCAGCATAGCGTTGGTGAGCTTAGGAGAATAGGTATAACCCCTGATATGATAATTTGTAGAAGTGAAAGACCACTAAGCAAAGAGTTAAAAGATAAAATCGCAATAAGTTGTGGGGTTGAAAAAAACTGCGTTATTGAAAGCCCTGATTGTAAAAGCATATATCAAATTCCAATTGTTTTCTTACAACAAGATATTTTAACTCCAATTAGTGAGTGTTTGGATTTGGGTGAGTTAAAAGTAGATATGAACGAGTGGAATGAGTTAGTTAGAAGAGTAAATGAGCCTACAAATAAAGTAAGAATTGCTTTTGTTGGAAAATATTTAGAACTTAAAGAAAGTTATAAAAGCTTAACCGAAGCTTTGATTCATTCAGGTGCAAATTTAGACACAAAAGTTGATATAAAATGGTGCGATAGCGAAAGAATTGACTTTGAAAATGTAGATGAAATATTAAAAGATGTTGATGGTGTTTTAGTTGCTGGTGGTTTTGGAAAAAGAGGCATTGAAGGCAAAATGGAAGCTATAAAATACGCTAGAACTCATAAAATTCCTTATCTTGGAATTTGCCTTGGTATGCAGCTTGCCTTAATTGAGTTTGCAAGAGATGTTTTAGGTATAAAAGATGCAAATTCAGTTGAGTTTGATGAAAATACAAAAGAGCCAATTATTTTTCTAATTGATGAGTTTATCGATAGCCATGGTAAAAAGCAGCTTAGAACTCACAAAAGCCCACTTGGTGGTACTATGAGACTTGGTGGATATGAGTATAATATCAAACCAAATTCTCTTTTAAGTAAAATTTATAGTGGAGTAAAAACAGCTAAAGAAAGACATCGCCACCGCTTTGAGGCAAATCCAAAGTATAAAGAAAAATTTGAAAAGTCAGGACTTATAGTAAGTGGTGAAAGTGATGGATTAATCGAAGCAGTTGAGTTAAAAGATCATCCATTTTTCATAGGAGTTCAGTTTCATCCTGAATTTACCTCTCGCCTTACAAAGCCAAATCCCGTTATAACTGGGTTTTTAAGTGCCGCATTGAAAAATAGCAAATAA
- the purB gene encoding adenylosuccinate lyase: MVERYARKQMSDKWTIKAKYDAWLKVELAAVKAWNKLGLIDDESCKKICENAKFDIDRIDEIEKVTKHDVIAFLTSVSENLGSESRFLHYGMTSSDCIDTAVGLQIKESLELIIEDVKNLKEAIKIRAFEHKNTLMVGRSHGIHGEPITFGLVLAIWYDEINRSLELLNHAKKVISVGKISGAMGNFAHAPLELEELVCEHLGLSPAPASNQVIQRDRYAQVISAIAILASSCEKIAVAIRHYQRTEVYECEEYFSPGQKGSSAMPHKRNPVLSENVTGLCRVLRSYTIPAMENVALWHERDISHSSVERFILPDAFITADFMLNRLTNLIKNLVVYPENMMKNLNLTGGLVFSQRILLELPKKGISREDAYKIVQRNAMKVWADLQNGKKAIDENNHSLFLQNLLKDEDLKANLSDEEIKQCFDYSYYTKNVDQIFKRVFD; the protein is encoded by the coding sequence ATGGTAGAAAGATATGCTAGAAAACAGATGAGCGACAAATGGACAATAAAAGCAAAATATGATGCTTGGCTAAAAGTTGAGTTAGCAGCTGTGAAGGCTTGGAACAAACTTGGGCTTATAGATGATGAGTCATGCAAAAAAATTTGTGAAAATGCAAAATTCGATATAGATAGAATAGATGAGATAGAAAAAGTCACAAAGCATGATGTTATAGCGTTTTTAACAAGCGTTAGCGAAAATTTAGGAAGTGAGAGTAGATTTTTACACTATGGCATGACTTCAAGTGACTGCATAGATACAGCTGTTGGGCTTCAGATAAAAGAGAGCTTAGAACTAATTATAGAAGATGTTAAAAACTTAAAAGAGGCGATAAAAATCCGTGCATTTGAGCATAAAAATACACTAATGGTTGGCAGAAGTCATGGAATTCATGGCGAGCCGATAACTTTTGGGCTTGTTTTGGCGATTTGGTATGATGAGATAAATAGAAGCTTGGAGCTTTTAAATCATGCTAAAAAAGTAATTAGTGTTGGAAAAATAAGTGGAGCTATGGGAAATTTTGCTCACGCCCCGCTTGAACTTGAAGAGTTAGTTTGCGAGCATCTAGGCTTAAGTCCAGCACCAGCTAGCAACCAAGTAATACAAAGAGATCGCTACGCACAAGTTATCTCAGCTATTGCAATTTTGGCATCAAGCTGCGAAAAAATAGCTGTTGCCATTCGCCACTACCAAAGAACAGAGGTTTATGAGTGCGAGGAGTATTTTAGTCCCGGACAAAAAGGAAGTTCTGCAATGCCTCATAAAAGAAACCCAGTTTTAAGTGAAAATGTAACCGGACTTTGCAGGGTTTTGCGAAGCTATACAATTCCTGCAATGGAAAATGTCGCCTTATGGCACGAAAGAGATATAAGCCATAGTTCAGTTGAGAGATTTATACTTCCAGATGCCTTTATAACAGCTGATTTTATGCTAAACCGCCTTACAAATTTGATTAAAAATTTAGTTGTTTATCCTGAAAATATGATGAAAAACCTAAATTTAACAGGTGGGCTTGTCTTTTCACAAAGAATTTTACTTGAACTTCCAAAAAAAGGAATTTCAAGAGAAGATGCCTATAAAATAGTTCAAAGAAATGCAATGAAAGTTTGGGCTGATTTGCAAAATGGCAAAAAAGCAATCGATGAAAACAATCACAGCCTATTTTTACAAAACTTATTAAAAGATGAAGACTTAAAAGCAAATTTAAGCGATGAAGAGATAAAGCAGTGTTTTGACTACTCATATTACACAAAAAATGTAGATCAAATTTTTAAAAGAGTCTTTGACTAG
- the recJ gene encoding single-stranded-DNA-specific exonuclease RecJ, producing MLDKKKIKEILETRFEKDIHTKVSEIPLPSSLKDNYKAAGRIRTAIENNEKIAIVGDYDVDGIVSSVILADFFDLLGVDFFVKIPNRFSDGYGLNPKILEEISGVKLIITVDNGISAVEAAEICKKKGIDLIITDHHMPPPVLPKAYAIINPKQSDCPFPNVEICGAEVAWYLVGALKDVCGVEYDMSNDLDLLVIAIIADMMELRDMNRVLVKLGIKKLNSSKRPAFFAIKNLYSKDKFEFDDISFLIAPLINSTGRMDDASLSYKFLRAKNYKSAKYFLDKIVDLNESRKDEEKTLYESSKALVSKDDEIIVAWGKNWHEGVIGIVASRLCKHYKKPAIVFSVDEHRAKGSARSVNKFDILKLIASQKELLLSFGGHKGAAGIVIESKNLPKFKEAINSSCFLQDLDGISPYADEILGEIDIKELDLELLDILEFFEPYGQKNPKPIFKIKNAVVSNIRMIGKEKNHIKITIEKNNVYKEALYFNYDFMPKEGDRVDLIASVIKNSFRNTITPEFVIKELCLAKN from the coding sequence ATGTTAGATAAAAAAAAGATAAAGGAAATTTTAGAAACTAGGTTTGAAAAAGATATCCATACTAAAGTTTCAGAAATTCCACTTCCATCAAGTCTAAAAGACAACTACAAAGCAGCAGGTCGCATAAGAACTGCAATTGAAAATAATGAAAAAATTGCAATTGTGGGGGATTATGATGTTGATGGCATTGTAAGTAGTGTGATTTTAGCTGATTTTTTCGATCTTTTAGGGGTTGATTTTTTTGTAAAAATTCCAAATAGATTTAGTGATGGATATGGACTAAATCCTAAAATTTTAGAAGAAATTAGTGGTGTGAAGCTAATAATCACAGTCGATAATGGAATTAGTGCAGTTGAAGCGGCTGAAATTTGCAAAAAAAAGGGAATTGATCTAATCATAACAGATCATCATATGCCACCACCAGTTTTACCAAAAGCTTACGCGATAATCAACCCAAAACAAAGTGATTGTCCGTTTCCAAATGTTGAAATTTGTGGAGCTGAGGTTGCGTGGTATTTAGTTGGGGCTTTAAAAGATGTTTGCGGTGTTGAGTACGATATGTCAAATGATCTTGACTTATTAGTAATTGCTATAATTGCTGATATGATGGAGCTAAGAGATATGAATAGAGTGCTTGTAAAGCTTGGTATAAAAAAGCTTAACTCATCAAAAAGACCAGCATTTTTTGCGATAAAAAATCTATATTCAAAAGATAAATTTGAATTTGACGATATTAGTTTTTTAATAGCTCCACTTATAAACTCAACTGGTAGAATGGATGATGCAAGTCTTTCATATAAGTTTTTAAGAGCAAAGAATTATAAAAGTGCAAAATATTTTTTAGATAAAATTGTTGATTTAAACGAATCACGAAAAGATGAAGAAAAAACGCTTTATGAAAGCTCTAAGGCTCTTGTCAGTAAAGATGATGAAATAATCGTAGCTTGGGGAAAAAATTGGCATGAAGGTGTCATTGGTATCGTTGCTTCAAGGCTTTGCAAACATTATAAAAAACCAGCAATTGTTTTTAGCGTAGATGAGCACCGTGCAAAAGGAAGTGCAAGAAGTGTTAATAAATTTGATATTTTAAAGCTAATTGCCTCTCAAAAAGAGCTTTTACTTAGCTTTGGTGGGCATAAAGGCGCAGCTGGAATTGTCATAGAAAGTAAAAATTTACCTAAATTTAAAGAGGCAATTAACTCAAGTTGTTTTTTACAGGATTTAGATGGAATTTCGCCTTATGCTGATGAAATTTTAGGTGAAATTGATATAAAAGAACTTGATTTAGAGCTTTTAGACATTTTGGAATTTTTCGAACCTTATGGGCAAAAAAACCCAAAACCAATTTTTAAAATAAAAAATGCGGTAGTAAGTAATATTAGAATGATTGGAAAAGAGAAAAATCATATAAAAATCACAATTGAAAAAAATAATGTCTACAAAGAAGCCCTTTATTTTAATTATGATTTTATGCCAAAAGAGGGTGATAGAGTGGACTTGATAGCCTCTGTTATAAAAAACTCTTTTAGAAATACCATAACACCTGAGTTTGTTATAAAAGAACTTTGTTTAGCCAAAAATTAA
- a CDS encoding DUF4492 domain-containing protein, translating to MKTLKNIFNFYIDGFKNMKLGKTLWLVVFVKLFIIIFILKMLIFDKNIHTEFQTDKEKINFIYQNLKKD from the coding sequence ATGAAAACTTTAAAAAATATATTTAATTTTTATATAGATGGTTTTAAAAATATGAAGCTTGGAAAAACTCTTTGGCTTGTAGTTTTTGTAAAACTTTTTATAATTATTTTTATATTGAAAATGCTTATTTTTGACAAAAATATTCATACTGAGTTTCAAACCGATAAAGAAAAGATAAATTTTATATATCAAAATTTAAAAAAGGATTAA